The Silene latifolia isolate original U9 population chromosome Y, ASM4854445v1, whole genome shotgun sequence sequence TGAGAAGGCAATTTTGAATATGGTAAATCTCGTTCTGTTGCTTGGCATAAGGTGTGTGTTCCAAAACAGGAGAGGGGACTTAGTCTCAAACAATCTCAGGTTTGGAATATTTCTTTGGTGGGCAAATTAGTTTGGTGGATTGCTGTGCAGCCTGATAGGCTTTGGGTACAATGGGTGAACCTGTGTATTTAAAAGACTCATCTTGGCTTCAGTATAATCCTCCTTCAGATTGTGGTTGGTACTGGAGGAAAATTTGTAGTGTCAAGGACACTATAAGTGGTGGATTTGTTGAGGGTCAGTGGTGTCTGAATTCAGGGATGTACACAATGAAGAGCTGTTATCAATGATTAAGGTTGAAGAGGGACCAGGTGGATTGGTACAGGGCATTATGGTGTTCTGTAGCAGTCCCAAAGCATACCTTCATTGCCTGGATTATTTCTCATCAGGCTTTGAAGTTGAAAGATAAGCTGGTACAGTATGGTGTTTGTGTGGATGACTTCTGTTGCATCTGTCAGATGCATTCTGAAACACACCAACATTTGTTTACAAGCTGCCAATTCACTCAAGAGCTGTTATATATTGTAGGAAACTTGTTGGGTACTGACATTAGAGCTGATGGTTGCCTACTCACTTTTGCCCGCAGAAGATGGATTAAGCTACGGAAGAGTGTCACTATTGCTGCTGTTATAGCCTGTTGGTACTTTATTTGGATGCAGCGAAATGAAGCGAGGCTACACCTATGTATCACTAGACCTAGCATTGTTGCAAGTCATGTCCAAGAGGTAATTAGAAGTCGCTTTAGTTGTTGTAAACCAGGTTGTATCTCTCAAAAAGATGTAATCTGGTTGTCTAAGGTGCAATTAGTGTAATATTTGCACTCAAATATGTGACTTTTGTACTCAAAAAAGATGTGATGTAATTTGCGATTATTAATGGAAAAGcttacattttagcaaaaaaaaaaagtatcacACTTAATATCTCTCGCTTCTCCCTCACTTTCCCATATACATATCCTCTGAGACAACCACACATTACTCATCTTGCTACATAAAATCCACAAATTATATTATGCTTGTAGGTGAATGAGACAGATGGGATATGCGTGGCTAAAATGAATTGGGAATAGGATGGTGAAAAAGGAATTGACACAAATGAGTAATGGACGGAGGGAATGGGACAATTGAAAAGGAGTGGAGATATCAAAACTTAGATATTGGCCTAAAGGTAGCACGGAAAAGCGTAATGTGTCAAGAAATAAGAACATCAAATAAAACTCATTATCTGCATTTACATCTACTACCAATATGATAAATCTACCTAAGAAACTATGACCCATAAAAATATCGAACTACTGAAAAGTACAGACTCAAACCCTATCTTCAAACTTGTGTTGTTTTGAGATCAATAACTGCAACTTGAAGTAAGGAAAGGAAAACTCGACTCAGTAAACAAGAAAATCACAAATGAGAACTGTTGTCAATCATCGCGACTACTAAATCAGAGACATAAAACGCAGCACCTCACACGATTCAATTCAAGACATTCATAACTTGAACTATAATACCTCCGTTTCTTTGGAGTTGCCCCACTTTCTAAGATTTAGAAGGACTATTTTAACCAAAGGGGGCACTCCCTAAGAAACGGAGAGACTATATTTGATGCTTCATTGATCATGGTATAACTACAAAAGCAAACCCAAAAAAATACAATCTTAAAAATCAAACCTTGAACCAACAAATCAAAATCAGGTCTAAATTCCTCAAAACAAGCGCGAATAAAACCCACAATTccaaatcatcaaaataaacaGAAAACGAGACAACATACACTGGAAGGAGTTCTGGTTTCCGAAACAATCCACGGTGATACCCTTACTTGCTCGATCTCCGTTATCCTCAACAACTGCAATCACATTAAAATAGGCTCAGTTTAAAGCTGGCTTTCTCCAAAATTTCACAAGTATAAAGAAGCAATCCACCTCAATAATCAACCAAGGTGTTTGTCAAGCAACTATGTTTTATATACACCCTTTAACATAATAATCTAACCACCATGAGTAATTGAGCATGACTTGTAGCATCCTTTAGTGAATGTCGCTTTTCATTGCTCAGTTTCCGATTTCAGTTGGTCAAACTATTTCTTAAGGAAATTGAATAGTTCCTTGTCGCATTAACCCCACCCTCTTAGTTCCATATTTCAGCTGGTCAAACTACTACTTCTCAAGGAAAATTGATTAGGTCTTGTGTTTTTAACCTCGCCCCTTGCATTAACAGTTTAGAAACTGATCTAACATTGAAAGGACAGATCTGACAACTCAATCAGCAAAGCAATACAGAGAAAACAGAAGTGAGAGATGCATAACACCAATTGTATAATATATATGTA is a genomic window containing:
- the LOC141628627 gene encoding uncharacterized protein LOC141628627, with amino-acid sequence MGEPVYLKDSSWLQYNPPSDCGWYWRKICSVKDTISGGFVEAVPKHTFIAWIISHQALKLKDKLVQYGVCVDDFCCICQMHSETHQHLFTSCQFTQELLYIVGNLLGTDIRADGCLLTFARRRWIKLRKSVTIAAVIACWYFIWMQRNEARLHLCITRPSIVASHVQEVNETDGICVAKMNWE